The genomic region GAAGTGCTGGAGCGACTGATTCTGGAAAAGGCCCAGCTCCAGCTGGCGCGGGAGATGTCGCTCAAGGTGGACGACTACTCCGTCAACCAGGCAGAAGCGAGCGTGGCCCAGCAAAACGGCCTGACGGTGGACGAGTTGCAGCGCCGCCTGGTGCGCGAAGGTCTCAGCCGCGACCGCTTCCGTGAAGAGCTGCGCAACCAGTTGCTGCTTCAACGCGTGCGTGAACGCGAAGTGGACTCCAAGGTGCGGGTCACCGATCTGGACATTGACCAGTTCATCCGCGAACAGCAAGCCAACCCCGAGGGCGTGGAGATCAACCTCGCCCACGTGCTGGTGCGCGTGCCCGAAAACGCCAGCCCCGAAGTCGTGGCCGAACGCCAGGCCCGCGCCCAGCAAGCGGCAGACAAGGTACGTGCCGGTGAAGAGTTTGCCAAAGTGGCGCGTGAGTACTCTGATGCAGCGGAAGGCGCACGCGACGGCGGCCTGCTGGGTCTGCGCCCCACCGACCGCTACCCCGAGCTGTTCGTCACCTCCACCCAGTCGCTGCCCGTGGGTGGCATCGTGGGCCCCATCCGCTCTCCAGCAGGGTTTCACATCCTGAAGGTGGTGGAACGCACGTCCGCAGGCTCTGGCATGGTGGTGACACAGACCAACGCCCGCCACATCCTGCTGCGCACCGGCCCCCAGCTTTCTGAAGCCGCCGCCGCAGCTCGCCTGAACGACTACCGCCGCCGCATCCAGGTAGGGCAGGCAGAATTTGCCAGCCTGGCACGCGAACATTCGCAGGACGGCAGCGCCAAGCAAGGCGGCGACTTGGGATGGGCCAACCCTGGCCGCTATGTGCCCGAATTTGAGCAGGTACTGAACACCCTGCGCCCCGGCGAAATCAGCGAACCCGTGGTCACACGGTTTGGCGTGCACCTGATCCAGCTGGTAGACCGGCGTGAGGCCAAGCTGAACCAGCGCGAACAGCGCGACATGATGCGTGACGCCGTGCGCGAGAAAAAGCTGGATGAAGCCTACGCCACCTGGGCGCAGGAACTGCGTGGCCGTGCTTACGTGGAATATCGCGAGCCCCCCCAATGAAGGGCATGAAGCACATTCCCCGCAAGCGTTTCGGACAGCACTTTCTGTCGGACCAGGGAATCATTGACGGCATCGTCCATGAAATTGCGCCCCAGCCCGGTGACCCCATGGTGGAAATTGGTCCGGGCTTGGCTGCCCTGACGCAGCCGCTGGTAGAACGCCTGGGCCGTCTCACCGTCATCGAGCTGGACCGGGACCTGGCGGCGCGGCTGCGCGCCCACGGGCAACTCGACGTGATCGAGTCCGATGTGCTGAAGGTGGATTTCACCGCCCTGGCCGAAACCTTCCGCAGCAAGCTGAACAGGCCTGACTTGCGCCTGCGCGTGGTGGGCAATCTGCCCTACAACATATCCACGCCCATCCTGTTCCATCTGCTGGAGCATGTGCAGTCCATTCAGGATCAGCACTTCATGCTGCAAAAGGAAGTGATCGACCGCATGGTGGCAGCCCCCG from Acidovorax sp. DW039 harbors:
- a CDS encoding peptidylprolyl isomerase, whose protein sequence is MNHRVMTWALTASLACLVSQGAAAQGLRPAGNASQGLARQPAANTGAAPALSLPTPSAADKGPRSADYIVAIVNSEPVTNHEVSSRVARIEQQLAQQGGSTPAPPREVIAREVLERLILEKAQLQLAREMSLKVDDYSVNQAEASVAQQNGLTVDELQRRLVREGLSRDRFREELRNQLLLQRVREREVDSKVRVTDLDIDQFIREQQANPEGVEINLAHVLVRVPENASPEVVAERQARAQQAADKVRAGEEFAKVAREYSDAAEGARDGGLLGLRPTDRYPELFVTSTQSLPVGGIVGPIRSPAGFHILKVVERTSAGSGMVVTQTNARHILLRTGPQLSEAAAAARLNDYRRRIQVGQAEFASLAREHSQDGSAKQGGDLGWANPGRYVPEFEQVLNTLRPGEISEPVVTRFGVHLIQLVDRREAKLNQREQRDMMRDAVREKKLDEAYATWAQELRGRAYVEYREPPQ
- the rsmA gene encoding 16S rRNA (adenine(1518)-N(6)/adenine(1519)-N(6))-dimethyltransferase RsmA translates to MKHIPRKRFGQHFLSDQGIIDGIVHEIAPQPGDPMVEIGPGLAALTQPLVERLGRLTVIELDRDLAARLRAHGQLDVIESDVLKVDFTALAETFRSKLNRPDLRLRVVGNLPYNISTPILFHLLEHVQSIQDQHFMLQKEVIDRMVAAPATGDYGRLSVMLQWRYAMENVLFVPPESFDPPPRVDSAVVRMVPYAEPAAVSVPLLEELVQVAFSQRRKLLRHTLGRWLEERQFAGAFDTQRRAEEVPVAEYVALAQACS